From the genome of Neisseria sp. oral taxon 014 str. F0314:
TTGCAGAATCGGGGTTTTGTGGCGGTCGCGGTCAAGCCCTTTGGCGGGGTCGTCGCTGATGAGGCGGGTTTTAACTTTGTGCCACTGCACTTTGTTCTGCTTCAGCAAATTGAATAAATCCGAGGTTTCGATTTCGCGCCGGTATCGGTTCAATACGCCGTTTTTGTCGTCATCGTTATATGCCAGTTCTTCAAAGCCTTTTTCCACGCTGCCTCTTTTGATGATGCTTCTGGCCGGATAAGCCGAATTACTCGCCCAATAGCGGTCGAAGTCTTCCGACACTTCGGTAACCACTTTGCCCGTTGCCAGTATATCCAAATCGGCGAACACGGTATCTTCCCCGACCTTGAAATATTCGTCGCCGATATTGCGTCCGCCGACGATGGTGGCGCGGTTGTCGGCGGTCAGCGATTTGTTGTGCATACGGCGGTTGAGGCGCGGGAAGTCGGTCAGATAGCCCAACGCGCGCCATCTGCGCGAGACGAAGGGGTTGAACAGGCGTATTTCGATATTAGGATGGCTGTCGAGCGCCAATAGGATGTTGTCGAGGCCGTCGGTGTTGTTGTCGTCCAGCAGCAGCCGCACGCGCACGCCGCGCTCGGCCGCCCTGTGCACCAGATTGAACAGCAGCTTGCCGGAAATGTCGTTGTGCCAGATATAGTATTGGATGTCGAGCGTGTGGTCGGCGGCGTCAATCAGTTCGGCGCGCGCGACGAAGGCATCATGCGCATCGTTGAGCAGATAAACGTCCGACGTGTCCGCATCGCTGTCGGCAGGCTGCTTTTTGTGCGCAAGTTTCAACGACGCTTCCAAACGGGGCGAGGAAGGCGTGTCGAGATAGCGGCTCTCCGTCCGTCCGTCCAACGACGGCAGCGAAGCACAGCCTATAAGGAATGCGGGCATCATCAGTACGGTATATCTGAGGTTCATCACGATAACAATCTTTTTTCAGACGGCATAGACGGTATTTTGTTCCTGAAAACTTCGAGGCCGTCTGAAAAACGGCAGCGGCAAATATAAACGGCGCACATTCTAACCTATTTTCTTGATTTATTCCGTCAGATTCTGCCCGTCGGAACGGTGCAGCCGGGCAAAGATAAATCCTGAGGCAAACGTAACCGCACCGATACCGAGAAAGGTCAGCCTGAATGCGGTATGCAGGTTTTCCGCACCGAAGCTGCTTTTCGTCCAGCCCTGCAACATCAGTGCGCCGAGCGCAATGCCGAAGCTCATGGACAACTGCTGGTTGACCGCCATCAGGCTGTTTCCGCTGCCTGCCTGATAAGGCCGCAAATCGGCCAAGGTCAGCGTGTTCATAGCCGAAAACTGTATTGAGTTGCACAGCCCCATCGCCAGCAGCAGCGCCACCCACACTCCCAGCGGCGTATGCACATCCGGCAGCGCAACCAGCATAATCAATATCCCCAACAGCCGCGTGTTGGCCGTCAAAACACCACGGTAGCCGTAGTGCGCCATTATCGGCCTGACCAACGGCTTCGCCAGCAGCGAGGCAAAGGCCGCGGCGGCAACCAAGCCGCCGGACAGCCCCGCTCCGAAACCAAAAGCCACCTGAAACAGCAACGGCAATAAAAACGGTACGGAACTGATACCCAAACGGCTGAACAGATTGCCCGCAAGTCCCAGCCGGAAAGTGCGCACCTGAAACAGGTCGCCCGCATAAAGCGGCGTTTCGGTACGGCGCGCATGGCGGGCGTAAAGCCACAACGCAGCCGCACCGGCTACCGCCAGCCCCGCAGCAAAAGGTACGGCCTGAGGATGAGAGATGACCT
Proteins encoded in this window:
- a CDS encoding phospholipase D family protein, whose product is MNLRYTVLMMPAFLIGCASLPSLDGRTESRYLDTPSSPRLEASLKLAHKKQPADSDADTSDVYLLNDAHDAFVARAELIDAADHTLDIQYYIWHNDISGKLLFNLVHRAAERGVRVRLLLDDNNTDGLDNILLALDSHPNIEIRLFNPFVSRRWRALGYLTDFPRLNRRMHNKSLTADNRATIVGGRNIGDEYFKVGEDTVFADLDILATGKVVTEVSEDFDRYWASNSAYPARSIIKRGSVEKGFEELAYNDDDKNGVLNRYRREIETSDLFNLLKQNKVQWHKVKTRLISDDPAKGLDRDRHKTPILQRLLAAMQAPEKSMYLVSPYFVPTKSGAHALSEIAKAGVDVTVLTNSLQATDVAAVHSGYVKYRKPLLKAGVELYELKPNHAVPKTKDRGLTGSSATSLHAKTFIVDEKRIFIGSFNLDPRSARLNTEMGVVLESPQIAGMMRRTLITTTPDYAYKVTLNRHNKLRWQNPEDRKIYSKEPEAKFWKRVISKILSFLPIEGLL
- a CDS encoding MFS transporter produces the protein MEITLPISPQPSRWLPLLLAIAIFMQMLDATILNTALPNIAADLDESPLDMHSAVVVYTLTVALLIPLSGYLADRFGTRNVFVGSMAVFIAGSLLCAAAQNLPMLVMARMVQGVGGSMLAPVPRLTIIRVYEKSQLLNAINYAVMPALIGPIFGPPVGGYLVEYASWHWIFLLNVPIGLIGIAAALKIMPNVKGVRVPFDTAGFLMFASAACALIMAVEVISHPQAVPFAAGLAVAGAAALWLYARHARRTETPLYAGDLFQVRTFRLGLAGNLFSRLGISSVPFLLPLLFQVAFGFGAGLSGGLVAAAAFASLLAKPLVRPIMAHYGYRGVLTANTRLLGILIMLVALPDVHTPLGVWVALLLAMGLCNSIQFSAMNTLTLADLRPYQAGSGNSLMAVNQQLSMSFGIALGALMLQGWTKSSFGAENLHTAFRLTFLGIGAVTFASGFIFARLHRSDGQNLTE